From Candidatus Desulfarcum epimagneticum, a single genomic window includes:
- a CDS encoding Cytokinin riboside 5'-monophosphate phosphoribohydrolase: protein MDRQFLIDDFQLEESWRMFRIMGEFVEGIESMRDVGKAVSIFGSARTKPGDPVYQKAEEVAGLFAENGFSVITGGGGGVMEAANKGAAEAGGKSVGLNIILPFEQAPNSYANKQINFNYFFIRKVMFIKYAAAYIIMPGGFGTLDELFEAATLIQTHRIKPLPVILAGSAYWSGLKEWIESRMLEAGNISPEDLKMLRVLDDPAEILEEVKKIVIL, encoded by the coding sequence ATGGACAGACAGTTTCTGATTGATGATTTTCAGCTGGAGGAATCGTGGCGCATGTTCAGGATCATGGGCGAGTTTGTGGAGGGGATCGAATCCATGCGCGATGTGGGAAAGGCCGTTTCTATATTCGGGTCGGCCCGGACAAAACCCGGCGACCCGGTGTACCAGAAGGCCGAGGAGGTCGCGGGCCTTTTCGCCGAAAACGGTTTTTCGGTGATCACCGGCGGCGGCGGGGGCGTCATGGAGGCCGCCAACAAGGGCGCCGCCGAGGCCGGGGGGAAATCCGTGGGGCTCAACATTATTCTGCCCTTTGAGCAGGCGCCCAATTCATACGCCAACAAACAGATCAATTTTAATTATTTTTTCATCCGGAAGGTGATGTTTATCAAATACGCCGCCGCCTATATCATCATGCCCGGGGGATTCGGGACCTTAGACGAGCTGTTCGAGGCGGCGACCCTCATCCAGACCCACCGGATCAAACCCCTGCCCGTGATCCTGGCGGGGTCGGCCTACTGGTCCGGGCTCAAAGAATGGATTGAGTCCCGCATGCTGGAAGCGGGCAACATCAGCCCCGAGGATCTCAAGATGCTCCGGGTCCTGGACGATCCGGCTGAAATCCTCGAGGAGGTGAAAAAAATCGTGATTCTGTGA
- the braF gene encoding High-affinity branched-chain amino acid transport ATP-binding protein BraF: MTIDVDPIRGGDLKTLIESNESKNKETLLELDDVHMSFGEVKAIAGISLKIKKGEIHSVIGPNGAGKTVMMNCVNGLYRPQLGTIRFKGEKINHLKPHERAKLGMARTFQKVEVFGGMTVLDNIRLGRHIHYKSGVLSGAWYLGKTSAEEKQHRAFIEEEIIDLLEIEQIRHQPVGRLPYGLQKRVELGRALALEPDLLILDEPLAGLNLEEVEDMARFILDINEEKRWKVTCLLVEHDMGVVMDLSDNVFVLNFGNMIMDGPPAEVQENPDVIKAYLGEEDLYATRR, encoded by the coding sequence ATGACCATCGATGTGGACCCAATTCGTGGAGGAGACTTAAAAACATTGATTGAATCAAACGAGTCCAAAAACAAAGAGACCTTGCTGGAGCTTGACGACGTTCATATGTCTTTTGGGGAGGTCAAAGCGATCGCGGGAATCAGCCTGAAGATCAAAAAGGGCGAAATTCATTCCGTGATCGGACCCAACGGCGCCGGAAAAACGGTGATGATGAACTGCGTCAACGGCCTTTATCGCCCCCAGTTGGGGACGATCCGGTTCAAAGGCGAAAAAATCAATCACCTCAAACCCCATGAACGGGCGAAGCTGGGAATGGCCCGGACCTTTCAGAAGGTGGAGGTGTTCGGCGGCATGACGGTTCTGGACAATATCCGCCTGGGCCGGCACATCCATTACAAATCGGGCGTGTTAAGCGGGGCCTGGTACTTGGGGAAAACCTCTGCGGAGGAGAAACAGCACCGGGCCTTTATCGAAGAGGAGATCATCGATCTTCTGGAAATCGAGCAGATCCGGCATCAGCCGGTGGGGCGGCTTCCCTACGGCCTGCAGAAACGAGTGGAGCTGGGTCGCGCCCTGGCCCTGGAGCCGGACCTTCTCATACTCGATGAGCCGCTGGCCGGCCTCAATCTGGAAGAGGTGGAAGACATGGCCCGGTTCATACTCGATATCAATGAAGAGAAGCGCTGGAAGGTCACGTGTCTGCTGGTGGAGCATGACATGGGAGTGGTTATGGATCTTTCCGACAATGTGTTTGTTTTAAATTTCGGCAACATGATCATGGACGGCCCTCCGGCGGAGGTCCAGGAAAATCCGGATGTGATCAAGGCATATCTCGGAGAAGAGGACTTATATGCGACAAGAAGATAA
- a CDS encoding Zinc/iron-chelating domain-containing protein, with protein MSDSEKKAEIPPVRLGPESIIRFECHKDVDCFTKCCRGIDIILTPYDVIRLKKRLDLSSQEFLAIYTQPHILEETDLPVVTLKLLEDEEDAEKDEKPCPFVREDGCIVYEDRPTACRYYPLGVGSLSHKEGADDDGFYFFIDEPHCLGFEEKKDWTVKEWRRDQGVDIHDDINAEWTDLLVRKRSFPKNVQLSEKAKELFFMAGYNIDKFREFVFESTFLDMYDIDAETLKKIKADDIELLRFGMRWLKSVFFKREGETDDLFGLNPEKASRRPEIKKEKKERQTD; from the coding sequence ATGAGCGATTCGGAAAAAAAAGCCGAAATTCCCCCGGTCCGGCTCGGACCTGAGAGCATCATCCGGTTCGAATGCCACAAGGACGTGGACTGCTTCACCAAATGCTGCCGGGGAATCGATATTATCCTGACCCCCTACGATGTCATCCGCCTTAAAAAAAGACTGGATCTGTCATCCCAGGAATTTCTGGCCATCTACACCCAGCCCCATATTCTGGAAGAAACCGACCTGCCGGTGGTGACCCTTAAGCTGCTGGAAGACGAAGAGGACGCCGAAAAAGACGAAAAGCCCTGCCCCTTTGTCCGCGAGGACGGCTGCATCGTCTATGAGGACCGCCCCACCGCCTGCCGCTACTACCCCCTGGGGGTGGGCTCCCTGAGCCACAAAGAGGGCGCGGACGACGACGGGTTCTACTTTTTCATCGACGAGCCCCACTGCCTGGGATTTGAGGAGAAAAAAGACTGGACCGTCAAGGAGTGGCGCCGGGACCAGGGCGTGGACATCCATGACGACATCAACGCGGAATGGACGGACCTTCTGGTGAGAAAACGCTCCTTCCCCAAAAACGTCCAGCTGTCCGAAAAGGCCAAAGAGCTGTTTTTCATGGCCGGCTACAACATCGACAAATTCAGGGAATTCGTCTTTGAAAGCACGTTTCTGGACATGTACGACATTGACGCCGAAACGCTGAAAAAGATCAAGGCGGACGATATCGAGCTTTTGAGGTTCGGCATGAGATGGCTCAAATCTGTTTTTTTCAAAAGAGAGGGAGAGACGGACGATCTTTTTGGCCTGAACCCTGAAAAGGCGTCCCGGCGTCCCGAAATCAAAAAAGAGAAAAAAGAACGGCAAACCGACTGA
- a CDS encoding Branched-chain amino acid ABC transporter permease, with product MSTTFLPCSVYHQDYVQDNAWWQTKFIKAKMILLLAILFFVIPFFADSYVLSIFNSVGYTILGALGVQLLIGFCGQVTLGHAAFLAVGAYTSTLLILEFPWPAFMVEWGLAYPLSMIAAATVAGVWSVLFGLPSARVKGFYLILTTMAAQFITVDFIITQYISQIGGRGQAFSLPPGTIKIGPWAIDSDLKVYLMMIVLVIVFCAIVANLLRSKAGRAWVAIRDNDISAEVMGINVIKYKLMAFFVAGFIGGIAGSFWISNLAAISPEHFPWFRSLWLVGVILIGGVGSIHGAVFGSVFMVVVMEALQLAVLPLADTFPKLLMDFLFIKEAVFGLAICAFMIFEPNGLAYRWWQAKNYFNLWPFSY from the coding sequence ATGTCCACGACATTTCTTCCATGCAGCGTCTATCATCAGGATTATGTCCAGGATAATGCCTGGTGGCAGACCAAATTTATCAAGGCCAAAATGATCCTGTTGCTGGCCATCCTCTTTTTTGTCATTCCCTTTTTTGCCGATTCATATGTGCTGAGCATCTTCAATTCAGTGGGCTACACCATACTGGGCGCGCTGGGAGTTCAGCTCCTTATCGGCTTTTGCGGTCAGGTGACTCTGGGGCACGCGGCTTTTCTGGCTGTGGGGGCATACACCAGCACGCTGCTCATTCTTGAATTTCCCTGGCCCGCCTTCATGGTTGAATGGGGCCTGGCCTATCCCCTGAGCATGATTGCGGCGGCCACCGTGGCCGGGGTATGGAGCGTCCTTTTCGGTCTCCCGTCGGCCAGGGTAAAGGGTTTTTACCTGATTTTAACCACCATGGCGGCCCAGTTTATCACCGTGGATTTTATCATCACCCAGTATATCAGCCAGATCGGGGGCCGGGGACAGGCGTTCTCCCTTCCCCCGGGCACCATTAAGATAGGCCCCTGGGCCATCGACAGCGATTTGAAGGTCTATCTCATGATGATTGTGCTGGTGATTGTCTTCTGCGCCATTGTGGCCAACCTGCTGCGCTCCAAGGCGGGGCGGGCCTGGGTGGCCATACGGGACAACGATATTTCCGCCGAGGTCATGGGCATCAACGTGATCAAATACAAGCTCATGGCCTTTTTTGTGGCTGGATTCATCGGCGGAATCGCGGGCTCTTTCTGGATCAGCAACCTGGCGGCCATCAGCCCCGAGCATTTTCCCTGGTTTAGATCCCTGTGGCTGGTGGGCGTGATTCTCATCGGCGGCGTGGGCTCCATTCACGGGGCCGTGTTCGGCTCCGTGTTCATGGTGGTGGTGATGGAGGCCCTCCAGCTGGCGGTGCTTCCCCTGGCCGACACATTTCCCAAGCTGCTCATGGACTTCCTGTTCATCAAGGAGGCGGTGTTCGGACTGGCCATATGCGCCTTCATGATATTTGAGCCCAACGGCCTGGCGTACAGATGGTGGCAGGCCAAAAACTATTTCAATCTCTGGCCGTTTTCGTATTAG
- a CDS encoding conserved membrane hypothetical protein (Evidence 4 : Unknown function but conserved in other organisms): MRGSIFLSGFLSDFFSGFRGGNRRSMRVARFAGYVWARFQKDQCLSVASALTLTSLLSIVPLMAVVLAAFSIFPEFNRMGTLISDFVFRNFVPSFGRTIQTHLMEFVSQARSLQFFGIAFLLATALKLMSTIDKALNAIWGAARKRNWARGFVLYWAFLTLGPILAGLSVGLTSYFASLPVISDAARQAEPLISMILPFALTWAALSLLYMAVPNRKVPLAHALAGGALGAVFFELGKRLFTLYIAWFPNFKIIFGAMTSVPLFMLWVYISWVFVLLGAEIARGFSAFPAALKREGRGGDFADALAVLEIFHHHYRLGRPLFLKDILAALPGLSESRARGILFHFLKAGVVGRLSRGGLVLIAALGELTLARFHRMMPWSLPREKIEGLAPEFADVFTRSARETDRILSIPLERLFQDPGAEEREREKT; this comes from the coding sequence ATGAGAGGCTCCATCTTTCTTTCTGGCTTTCTTTCAGACTTTTTTTCAGGCTTTCGGGGCGGGAACAGGCGGTCCATGCGTGTGGCGCGGTTCGCCGGCTATGTCTGGGCGCGTTTTCAAAAAGACCAGTGCCTGTCCGTGGCCTCGGCCCTGACCCTCACCAGCCTTTTGTCCATTGTGCCTTTGATGGCGGTCGTTCTGGCGGCGTTTTCCATTTTTCCTGAATTCAACCGCATGGGGACCCTGATTTCCGATTTTGTCTTTCGGAATTTTGTGCCGTCATTCGGCCGGACCATTCAAACCCATCTGATGGAGTTCGTGTCCCAGGCCAGGAGCCTTCAGTTTTTCGGAATCGCCTTTCTTCTGGCCACCGCGCTGAAGCTGATGTCCACCATCGACAAGGCGCTCAACGCCATATGGGGCGCGGCCCGGAAACGAAACTGGGCCAGGGGGTTCGTGCTTTACTGGGCCTTTCTCACCCTGGGGCCCATTCTGGCGGGGCTCAGCGTGGGGCTGACCTCCTATTTCGCCTCCCTTCCCGTGATCTCCGACGCCGCCAGACAGGCCGAGCCGCTGATCTCCATGATCCTGCCTTTCGCGCTGACATGGGCCGCGCTGTCCCTGCTTTACATGGCCGTGCCCAACCGGAAGGTCCCTTTGGCCCACGCCCTGGCGGGCGGGGCGCTGGGCGCGGTCTTTTTTGAGCTGGGCAAGCGTCTTTTCACCCTTTATATCGCCTGGTTTCCCAACTTTAAAATCATATTCGGGGCCATGACCTCCGTGCCCCTTTTCATGCTGTGGGTGTACATCTCCTGGGTGTTTGTGCTTCTGGGCGCGGAAATCGCCCGGGGCTTTTCGGCCTTTCCGGCGGCCCTTAAAAGGGAGGGCCGGGGCGGCGACTTCGCCGACGCCCTGGCGGTTCTGGAAATCTTTCACCATCATTACCGCCTGGGCCGTCCGCTTTTCCTGAAGGACATCCTGGCCGCGCTTCCGGGCCTTTCAGAGTCGCGGGCCCGGGGGATTTTGTTTCATTTTTTAAAGGCGGGCGTCGTGGGCCGGCTTTCCAGGGGCGGGCTGGTTCTCATCGCCGCCCTGGGCGAGCTGACCCTGGCCCGGTTTCACCGCATGATGCCCTGGAGCCTGCCCCGGGAAAAAATCGAGGGTCTGGCGCCGGAGTTCGCCGATGTTTTCACACGCTCGGCCCGGGAGACGGACCGGATTCTTTCCATTCCCCTGGAACGGCTTTTTCAGGACCCGGGCGCGGAGGAACGGGAACGGGAAAAGACATGA
- a CDS encoding Long-chain fatty acid--CoA ligase: MRQEDKNNGNGSEAAIDGDLTIPKLFHGQALKYGRDRVAMREKEFGIWRPITWEQYYENVKYISLGLLSLGLEKGDKVSMIGDNRPEGLWAEMAALCAGGIGVWLFQDCLIDEVKYILDHSDTKFLFGEGQEEVDKAMSIFKECPKLEKIIWDDPKGMRNYDEDYLVSLDEVREMGRKLDGEQPDLFEEMVNRGKGEEVALLFYTSGTTSLPKGALLSHNNMLTMGRHLMDVDPCRDTDDYVSYLPFAWIGEQMMSISCGLQIGYTINFPEQAGTVPENIREIGPHVMFAPPRMYEEMTRKVQVKYLDATWIKRKFYELSTKIGYRVANLKFDKKPVPFFWKVLDWLAYALVQKKLKDHLGLSRVRNAYTGGAAMGPDHFRFFHALGVNLKQIYGQTEVAGISVVHRTGDIKFDTVGHPIPGTEIKITDDGEIITKSSSVFLGYYKNPEATKKAIQDGWLYSDDKGFMDDDGHLVVFDRTKDVFTLQDGRPFSPQYLETRLKFSPYIKDSWVIGDRKDYITAVLCIDYAVVGKWADDKKLNYTSYPELSQKKEVYDLVAKQIRDANKDLPDAAKVVKFTNLYKELDADDDELTRTRKLRRAFVEKRYEDIIKALYSDVDTVHIDTRIKYEDGHSAHIKTDMRIITV; the protein is encoded by the coding sequence ATGCGACAAGAAGATAAAAACAATGGCAATGGAAGCGAAGCGGCGATTGACGGCGATCTCACCATTCCCAAGCTGTTTCACGGACAGGCCCTGAAATACGGCCGGGACCGGGTGGCCATGCGGGAAAAAGAGTTTGGAATATGGCGCCCCATCACCTGGGAGCAATACTACGAAAATGTCAAATATATCTCGCTGGGTCTTTTGAGTCTGGGTCTGGAAAAAGGGGACAAGGTTTCCATGATCGGGGACAACCGGCCCGAGGGTCTGTGGGCGGAGATGGCGGCCCTTTGCGCCGGCGGCATCGGCGTGTGGCTGTTTCAGGATTGTCTCATCGACGAAGTGAAATATATACTGGATCATTCGGACACCAAGTTTCTGTTCGGCGAAGGCCAGGAGGAGGTGGACAAGGCCATGTCCATTTTCAAGGAGTGTCCGAAACTGGAAAAGATTATATGGGACGATCCCAAGGGGATGCGCAATTACGACGAGGACTATCTCGTCAGCCTTGACGAAGTTCGGGAGATGGGCAGAAAACTCGACGGTGAGCAGCCGGATTTGTTTGAAGAAATGGTGAACAGGGGAAAAGGCGAAGAGGTGGCGCTTTTGTTTTACACGTCGGGCACCACGTCTTTGCCCAAGGGCGCGCTTTTGTCCCACAACAACATGCTTACCATGGGCAGACATCTGATGGACGTGGACCCGTGCCGGGACACGGACGATTATGTCTCCTACCTTCCTTTCGCCTGGATCGGGGAGCAGATGATGTCCATATCCTGCGGGCTTCAGATCGGCTACACCATCAATTTTCCCGAACAGGCCGGAACCGTCCCGGAAAATATCCGGGAAATCGGTCCCCACGTCATGTTCGCGCCCCCCCGGATGTATGAGGAGATGACCCGGAAGGTTCAGGTCAAATACCTGGACGCCACCTGGATCAAGCGCAAATTCTACGAGCTTTCCACCAAAATCGGCTACCGCGTGGCCAACCTCAAATTTGACAAAAAACCGGTGCCGTTTTTCTGGAAAGTTCTGGACTGGCTGGCCTACGCCCTGGTTCAAAAGAAACTCAAAGACCACCTGGGCCTTTCCCGGGTGAGAAACGCCTACACGGGCGGCGCGGCCATGGGGCCCGATCACTTCCGCTTCTTTCACGCCCTGGGCGTGAACCTCAAACAGATTTACGGCCAGACCGAAGTGGCCGGAATTTCGGTGGTTCACCGGACCGGCGACATCAAATTCGACACCGTGGGCCATCCCATTCCCGGCACCGAGATCAAGATCACCGACGACGGGGAGATCATCACCAAAAGCTCGTCGGTGTTTCTGGGGTACTACAAAAATCCCGAGGCCACGAAAAAGGCCATCCAGGACGGGTGGCTGTATTCCGACGACAAGGGATTTATGGACGACGACGGCCACCTGGTGGTGTTTGACCGGACCAAGGACGTGTTCACTTTGCAGGACGGCCGGCCGTTTTCGCCCCAGTACTTAGAGACCCGCCTCAAGTTCAGCCCCTATATCAAGGACTCATGGGTCATCGGCGACCGGAAGGATTATATCACCGCCGTTTTGTGCATCGACTACGCGGTGGTGGGCAAATGGGCCGACGACAAAAAACTCAATTACACCAGCTATCCCGAGCTGTCCCAGAAAAAAGAGGTGTACGATCTGGTGGCCAAACAGATCCGGGACGCCAACAAGGACCTTCCCGACGCGGCAAAGGTGGTCAAATTCACCAACCTTTACAAGGAGCTGGACGCCGACGACGACGAGCTGACCCGGACCCGGAAGCTTCGCCGGGCCTTTGTGGAGAAACGGTACGAAGACATCATCAAGGCCCTTTATTCCGACGTGGACACCGTTCACATCGACACCCGGATCAAGTACGAGGACGGACACAGCGCCCATATCAAGACCGATATGAGAATCATCACAGTGTAA
- a CDS encoding conserved hypothetical protein (Evidence 4 : Unknown function but conserved in other organisms), whose amino-acid sequence MTLIKSCVHPSGTFTWGVHRPRFRAQNMRVSDDIPGIGRLGDGSAVKSRANFPPGPVDEPEGSVILETPNAFPFRGTSYVIRSAADEKAKDPGAIRIEAPSPGPSTLEILRKWTREKGMDDREARRLFLDMPEPLLLAAAATSRDPDELTLLARRACGMVFDPRTGRPTGLEFEEQGRPRIRRGDLFETVSNNPFLPDDYKWAMVLNPGVQGGSEIVGEYSDKTGKSHVLEYLRRNSYIPWGHYAANMARDSVRYRARDLSLADVSGMRTLYCQRTYLRVAEEWGIDPPAVRRLLSEDEIESLRLRILDAMRADGGRRPGFDRTLWGWNLGFDFSPSGYRLHASHQQIHQQFALVPSRIESSMEGEGNFSPYAWGDLIADFSRDYEKAHGRDFFGAFLQAVSENRRADGRGDLPDRLAAWEDGEAILFAPKAQTSQWELLLMAKKPAGNILEAGPETRRSLDRGILMAARALSGLGASMITVSEASKPFGAPDKTQRLMYSFFPRLPWSPGAFSEGQLRWISGHYPEDFAAACRMALDRETGDGHSKTNGLKKNG is encoded by the coding sequence ATGACCCTCATCAAAAGCTGCGTCCACCCATCCGGAACATTCACCTGGGGCGTCCACCGGCCCCGGTTTCGCGCCCAAAACATGCGCGTGTCCGACGACATCCCCGGGATCGGGCGCCTGGGGGACGGGTCCGCGGTGAAAAGCCGGGCCAACTTCCCCCCGGGCCCGGTGGATGAGCCCGAAGGAAGCGTCATACTGGAGACGCCCAACGCCTTTCCCTTCAGGGGAACGAGCTACGTGATCCGGTCCGCCGCCGATGAAAAGGCCAAAGACCCGGGCGCCATCCGGATTGAGGCGCCGTCCCCGGGCCCCTCGACCCTTGAGATCCTTCGGAAATGGACCCGGGAAAAAGGCATGGACGACCGCGAGGCCCGGCGGCTCTTTCTGGATATGCCGGAGCCGCTTCTTCTGGCCGCCGCCGCCACGTCCCGGGACCCCGACGAGCTGACGCTTCTGGCCCGGCGCGCCTGCGGGATGGTCTTTGATCCCCGGACCGGGCGTCCCACCGGCCTTGAGTTCGAGGAACAGGGCCGCCCCCGGATCAGACGCGGGGACCTGTTTGAGACCGTTTCCAACAACCCCTTTCTGCCCGACGACTACAAATGGGCCATGGTATTAAACCCCGGGGTCCAGGGCGGAAGCGAAATCGTGGGGGAATATTCGGATAAGACCGGAAAGAGCCATGTCCTGGAATATTTGAGGCGAAACAGCTACATTCCCTGGGGCCATTACGCCGCCAACATGGCCCGGGACTCGGTGAGGTACCGGGCCCGGGACCTGTCTTTGGCCGATGTCTCGGGGATGCGGACGCTTTACTGCCAGCGGACCTATCTTCGCGTGGCCGAAGAGTGGGGGATTGATCCGCCGGCGGTCCGGCGCCTTTTGTCGGAAGACGAAATCGAGTCCCTGCGCCTGAGAATCCTGGACGCCATGCGCGCCGATGGGGGGCGGCGTCCGGGCTTTGACCGGACCCTTTGGGGCTGGAACCTGGGATTTGATTTTTCCCCGTCCGGATACCGGCTTCACGCCTCCCATCAGCAGATTCACCAGCAGTTCGCCCTGGTTCCCTCCAGGATCGAATCGTCCATGGAAGGGGAGGGGAATTTTTCCCCTTACGCCTGGGGAGATTTGATCGCGGATTTTTCAAGGGACTACGAAAAGGCCCACGGCCGGGATTTTTTCGGTGCCTTTCTTCAGGCCGTGTCCGAAAACCGGCGCGCGGACGGGCGAGGGGACCTGCCCGACCGCCTGGCGGCGTGGGAGGACGGGGAGGCGATTCTGTTCGCCCCCAAGGCCCAGACCTCCCAGTGGGAGCTGTTGCTCATGGCCAAAAAACCGGCGGGAAACATCCTGGAGGCCGGCCCGGAAACCCGCCGGTCCCTGGACCGTGGCATCCTGATGGCGGCCAGGGCCCTGTCCGGGCTGGGGGCCTCGATGATCACCGTGAGCGAGGCGTCCAAACCCTTCGGCGCCCCGGACAAGACCCAGCGTTTGATGTATTCGTTTTTCCCCCGCCTTCCCTGGTCTCCCGGGGCCTTCAGCGAGGGGCAGTTGAGATGGATCAGCGGCCATTATCCCGAGGATTTCGCGGCGGCGTGCCGCATGGCGCTGGACCGGGAGACAGGGGATGGGCATTCAAAAACAAACGGCTTGAAAAAAAATGGGTGA
- a CDS encoding ABC transporter permease has product MELFLMAVTTGIMVGGIYALVALGWVLIYKCSGVLNLAMGEMTLIGAYVSLSFYSMGVPFLLSLLFSLIIGFILGILTERIFLDKLIGQPVLTVIMVTVGLSFFFKGTLEFIWGTDTRVFDPPVFAIEPIRLGSIVIGQVYMWSFVASLLLLVIFVSFFKYTRWGLAMQATADDEMAALSVGVSARFVYAAAWAIAFMAAGVGGTLLGNINGLNISVGYLGLLVLPVVVLGGLNSVPGAIVGGIAIGVLQNLTGAYLDRYVPGGVKEIAPFVFMAIFLLFKPHGLWGWERIERV; this is encoded by the coding sequence ATGGAACTTTTTTTAATGGCGGTGACCACAGGGATTATGGTGGGGGGCATATACGCCCTCGTGGCCCTTGGATGGGTGCTAATCTATAAATGCTCCGGGGTGCTGAACCTGGCCATGGGGGAAATGACCCTCATCGGCGCCTATGTGTCTTTGAGTTTTTATTCCATGGGCGTCCCGTTCCTGCTTTCTCTTTTATTCTCGCTGATTATCGGATTCATCCTGGGAATTTTGACTGAACGGATTTTTTTAGACAAGCTGATTGGACAGCCTGTTTTGACCGTCATCATGGTCACGGTGGGTCTTTCATTTTTTTTCAAGGGAACCCTGGAATTCATATGGGGCACCGACACCCGGGTCTTTGATCCCCCGGTTTTCGCCATTGAGCCCATCCGTCTGGGATCCATCGTCATCGGCCAGGTGTACATGTGGAGCTTTGTGGCCTCCCTTCTTCTCCTGGTGATATTCGTGTCCTTTTTTAAATACACGCGATGGGGCCTGGCCATGCAGGCCACGGCGGATGACGAGATGGCGGCTTTATCCGTGGGGGTGAGCGCGCGTTTTGTTTACGCCGCCGCGTGGGCCATCGCCTTCATGGCCGCCGGGGTGGGCGGCACGCTTCTGGGCAACATCAACGGGCTGAACATATCGGTGGGCTACCTGGGCCTGCTGGTTCTGCCGGTGGTGGTGCTCGGGGGCCTCAATTCGGTTCCGGGCGCCATTGTGGGCGGCATTGCCATCGGGGTGCTTCAAAACCTCACGGGCGCCTATCTGGACCGGTATGTCCCCGGGGGGGTGAAGGAGATCGCCCCCTTTGTTTTTATGGCCATATTCCTGCTTTTTAAACCCCACGGCCTGTGGGGATGGGAGCGCATCGAGCGGGTGTGA
- a CDS encoding conserved hypothetical protein (Evidence 4 : Unknown function but conserved in other organisms), with translation MGEKFDFRPRRRGLDKEIRKRIRGLEKANEALRRESAERKKAERDARERLEIIRSQREIMDRWDRLTRQSRLAAMGEMAVGIAHEINQPLSIIRAAASGLEEYVSQRAEAGPGEGDGPWERPAAWARKILAQTDRASAVIEGMHAFARDNADSPAASDLRDPAALAASFFKKTFKEDGVDLTLDFSGDALMVRADPQKFSQVVVNLLSNARFSVLEKTGEKKIAVRLFPDREGKTAVLEVTDNGVGMDEKTRERCMESFFTTRKMEEGTGLGLFMVAAIAKEFKMTIDIESAPGKGSTFRVFAPLLTSD, from the coding sequence ATGGGTGAAAAATTTGATTTCCGTCCGCGCCGCAGGGGCCTGGATAAAGAAATCCGGAAAAGGATCCGGGGTCTTGAGAAAGCCAACGAGGCGCTGAGGCGGGAGAGCGCCGAGCGGAAAAAGGCCGAAAGAGACGCGCGGGAGCGCCTTGAGATCATCCGGTCCCAGCGGGAGATCATGGACAGGTGGGACCGGCTCACCCGCCAGAGCCGCCTGGCGGCCATGGGAGAGATGGCTGTGGGGATCGCCCATGAAATCAACCAGCCCCTTTCCATCATCCGCGCCGCCGCCTCCGGACTGGAAGAATATGTGTCTCAAAGGGCCGAAGCCGGGCCCGGAGAGGGCGACGGCCCATGGGAGCGTCCGGCGGCCTGGGCCCGAAAAATTCTGGCCCAGACGGACCGGGCCTCGGCCGTCATCGAGGGCATGCACGCCTTCGCGCGCGACAACGCCGATTCCCCGGCCGCCTCGGATCTCCGGGACCCCGCGGCCCTGGCCGCCTCGTTTTTTAAAAAAACCTTTAAAGAGGACGGCGTGGACCTGACCCTGGATTTTTCCGGCGACGCCCTCATGGTCCGGGCCGACCCCCAGAAATTTTCCCAGGTGGTGGTCAATCTTTTGTCCAACGCCCGGTTTTCGGTTCTGGAAAAAACCGGGGAAAAGAAAATCGCCGTCAGGCTGTTCCCGGACCGGGAAGGAAAAACGGCGGTTCTGGAAGTGACGGACAACGGCGTGGGCATGGACGAAAAAACCCGGGAAAGATGCATGGAGTCGTTTTTCACCACCCGGAAAATGGAAGAGGGGACCGGCCTAGGGCTTTTTATGGTGGCCGCCATCGCAAAGGAGTTCAAAATGACAATCGATATCGAAAGCGCGCCTGGGAAAGGATCGACCTTCCGGGTTTTCGCGCCCCTTTTGACATCCGATTAA